A section of the Xiphias gladius isolate SHS-SW01 ecotype Sanya breed wild chromosome 10, ASM1685928v1, whole genome shotgun sequence genome encodes:
- the LOC120795340 gene encoding cdc42 effector protein 3-like, with protein MPLRTSLHRKPSSGRWPSRNSKRREVLSVNMISLPLADFRHISHIGNDAHTDSFGDLSFLKMGHSLLLQSSQSEQNLFMACSPPPKPPRLNLADGSESPEWSVGHQHTSQKRMKCSSLPLLDSEAGEGDIEKEEGYQRGNNVAYNQTHSLGRGSVSSDKDGDSAENCDKTAGQQKDEDSGFSFSLDLGPSILDDVLQVMDKLHN; from the coding sequence ATGCCACTTAGAACATCGTTGCACAGAAAGCCATCCTCTGGTCGTTGGCCCAGCAGGAACTCAAAGCGCCGGGAGGTGCTGTCAGTCAACATGATTAGCTTACCACTGGCTGATTTCCGCCACATCTCACATATTGGCAATGATGCCCATACAGACAGCTTTGGAGACCTGTCCTTCTTAAAGATGGGCCACAGCCTGCTTTTGCAAAGCTCCCAGAGCGAGCAGAACCTCTTTATGGCCTGCTCTCCGCCACCAAAGCCCCCTCGTCTGAACCTGGCTGACGGTTCAGAGAGCCCTGAATGGTCTGTCGGCCATCAGCACACCTCCCAGAAGAGAATGAAATGCAGCTCTCTGCCGCTGCTGGACAGtgaagcaggagaaggagatatagaaaaggaggagggataCCAAAGAGGAAATAATGTTGCTTACAATCAGACTCACAGCCTTGGTCGGGGAAGTGTGAGTTCAGACAAGGATGGAGACTCTGCAGAAAACTGTGACAAAACTGCTGGACAGCAAAAGGATGAGGACAGTGGCTTTTCATTTAGCCTCGACCTGGGCCCTTCAATCCTGGATGATGTTCTGCAGGTGATGGACAAACTCCACAATTAG